The following proteins are co-located in the Armatimonadia bacterium genome:
- a CDS encoding alcohol dehydrogenase — LAGLAAPMEPLPIDLYESISRRGVRLAGVWVSDCSHVFQAVSLVLSGRYGLEKLVTHRLPLSQANEALELVRSRQAMKAVLIP; from the coding sequence CGCTGGCCGGTCTTGCGGCACCCATGGAGCCGCTGCCCATCGACCTGTACGAGTCCATCTCCCGGCGCGGTGTCCGCCTGGCCGGCGTCTGGGTCTCAGACTGCAGCCACGTCTTCCAGGCCGTGTCTTTGGTGCTTTCGGGCCGCTACGGCCTGGAAAAACTGGTGACGCACCGCCTTCCGCTCTCGCAGGCCAATGAGGCGCTCGAGTTGGTGCGCTCCCGGCAGGCGATGAAGGCGGTCCTGATCCCCTGA